In a single window of the Ruminococcus albus 7 = DSM 20455 genome:
- the malQ gene encoding 4-alpha-glucanotransferase — MRKSGILMHISSLPNNYGIGKMGREAYGFVDFLVRAKQSCWQILPVSPTSYGDSPYQSFSIHAGNPYFIDLETLEKDGYLKAEEYKDINWGEDKGSVDYGTIYENIFKVLKKAHKRFRKSPAKGYVKFVLDNKNWIYDYGLFMALKFAHDGKAWYEWEEPLKMHKGKAVKQASKDYADDIDFWCFVQYEYFRQWKRLKKYANDRGIKIIGDIPIYCAYDSVEVWATPEYFYLDKDKKPIEVAGCPPDCFSEDGQLWGNPLYRWDYMAKEKYHWWTERIRTAFDIYDTVRIDHFRGFESYYCIPYGAPNARKGHWSKGPDMKLFKAVNRKLGDLDIIAEDLGFLTKKVVKMLEAAGYPGMKILEFAFDGDSSNGYLPHNYTTSNSVCYTGTHDNETALGWITGCDKKTAEFCKKYLNVKKDSDVPWALTRLCWSSVCDTAIAQMQDILELGSSARMNTPSTVGTNWKWRLESSELLTNKLIDKLADITEIYGRAPKTEKKKEKAEE, encoded by the coding sequence ATGAGAAAAAGCGGAATACTTATGCATATATCCTCACTGCCAAATAATTACGGCATAGGCAAAATGGGGCGTGAAGCCTATGGATTTGTGGATTTTCTGGTACGTGCCAAGCAAAGCTGCTGGCAGATACTTCCGGTGTCACCTACAAGCTATGGTGATTCACCTTATCAGAGTTTTTCGATACACGCGGGAAATCCTTATTTCATCGACCTTGAAACGCTTGAAAAGGACGGATACCTTAAAGCCGAGGAATACAAAGATATCAATTGGGGCGAAGACAAAGGCTCCGTTGACTACGGCACTATATACGAGAATATCTTCAAGGTGCTGAAAAAAGCACATAAGCGCTTCCGCAAATCTCCTGCAAAGGGTTATGTGAAATTCGTACTGGACAACAAGAACTGGATATACGACTACGGTCTGTTCATGGCGCTGAAATTCGCACATGACGGAAAAGCTTGGTACGAATGGGAAGAACCGCTGAAAATGCACAAGGGCAAGGCTGTCAAACAGGCTTCAAAGGATTATGCTGACGATATCGACTTCTGGTGCTTTGTGCAGTATGAGTATTTCAGACAGTGGAAACGTCTTAAAAAGTACGCCAATGACCGCGGCATAAAGATAATCGGTGATATACCGATATACTGCGCTTACGACAGTGTTGAGGTATGGGCTACTCCGGAATACTTCTATCTGGATAAGGACAAGAAGCCAATCGAAGTGGCAGGATGTCCTCCCGACTGTTTCTCAGAGGACGGTCAGCTGTGGGGAAATCCCCTGTACCGCTGGGACTATATGGCAAAGGAAAAATACCACTGGTGGACAGAACGTATACGCACAGCATTTGATATATATGATACCGTCAGGATAGACCATTTCCGCGGATTTGAAAGCTACTATTGCATACCCTACGGTGCACCCAATGCTAGAAAGGGTCACTGGAGCAAGGGTCCTGATATGAAGCTTTTCAAAGCGGTGAACCGCAAGCTTGGAGATCTTGATATCATAGCGGAAGATCTTGGATTCCTTACTAAAAAGGTTGTCAAGATGCTGGAAGCAGCAGGTTATCCCGGCATGAAGATACTGGAGTTCGCATTTGACGGTGACAGTTCCAACGGATATCTTCCGCATAATTATACAACTTCAAACAGCGTATGCTACACGGGCACTCACGATAATGAAACTGCCCTTGGCTGGATAACCGGCTGCGATAAAAAGACTGCGGAATTCTGCAAGAAGTACCTTAACGTCAAAAAAGACAGTGATGTGCCCTGGGCACTTACAAGGCTGTGCTGGTCAAGCGTATGTGATACTGCTATCGCGCAGATGCAGGACATACTTGAACTTGGTTCATCCGCCAGAATGAACACACCTTCGACTGTTGGCACGAACTGGAAATGGCGTCTGGAAAGTTCAGAGCTTCTCACGAACAAGCTGATCGACAAGCTTGCAGATATAACTGAGATCTATGGCAGAGCACCCAAGACAGAAAAGAAAAAAGAAAAGGCGGAAGAATGA
- the atpC gene encoding ATP synthase F1 subunit epsilon, translating to MAVFKLRVLTPEKIFFEGDAEQLIAKTTSGYVGILKGHAPYVASIVPSEMKIRSDGSFRSAAISDGIVKVSEDSMVTVLTSAIEWSDEIDVARAERSKARAEKQLKAETSRTEFDLAERQLKRAVNRISVANKK from the coding sequence ATGGCAGTTTTCAAATTAAGAGTACTGACCCCCGAGAAGATATTCTTTGAGGGCGATGCCGAACAGCTGATCGCTAAAACTACATCAGGCTATGTAGGCATACTGAAAGGTCATGCGCCCTATGTTGCAAGTATAGTACCTTCCGAAATGAAGATACGTTCAGACGGAAGCTTCCGCAGTGCGGCTATATCCGACGGTATAGTAAAAGTATCCGAGGACAGCATGGTCACTGTGCTGACTTCGGCTATAGAATGGTCTGACGAGATCGATGTAGCTCGTGCAGAACGATCCAAGGCAAGAGCGGAGAAACAGCTCAAAGCCGAGACTAGCCGAACCGAATTCGACCTTGCTGAAAGACAGCTGAAGAGAGCGGTCAACCGTATCTCGGTGGCGAACAAGAAATAA
- the atpD gene encoding F0F1 ATP synthase subunit beta, producing the protein MESTNIGKVVQIVGAVVDVRFDKEHMPNLLNALEIDNNGTKLVVEVAQHIGDDVVRCIAMSSTDGLVRGVDAVDTGRAISVPVGRETLSRMFNLLGDPVDNLPAPETAERWEIHREPPSYEEQTAANEILETGIKVIDLIAPYLKGGKIGLFGGAGVGKTVLIQELINNVANQHGGISVFTGVGERTREGNDLYWEMKESGVIDKTVLVYGQMNEPPGARMRVGLSGLTMAEYFRDVEGQDVLLFIDNIFRFTQAGSEVSALLGRMPSAVGYQPTLATEMGALQERITSTNKGSITSVQAVYVPADDLTDPAPATTFAHLDATTVLSRSIASLGIFPAVDPLESTSRILTPEIVGNEHYQVARQVQSILQRYVELQDIIAIMGMDELSDEDKLTVSRARKIQRFLSQPFFVAEQFTGYQGKYVPLKETIRGFKEIIEGKHDDLPESAFLFVGTIDEAVEKAKKSAEEE; encoded by the coding sequence ATGGAAAGCACTAACATAGGCAAGGTCGTGCAGATAGTCGGAGCGGTCGTTGACGTTCGCTTTGACAAAGAACATATGCCGAACCTTCTAAATGCGCTTGAGATAGACAATAACGGCACCAAGCTGGTAGTCGAGGTCGCACAGCATATCGGTGATGATGTGGTCAGATGTATCGCTATGTCATCCACAGACGGCCTCGTAAGAGGCGTTGATGCTGTGGATACCGGCAGGGCTATATCCGTACCCGTAGGCAGAGAGACACTTTCAAGAATGTTCAACCTGCTGGGCGACCCTGTTGACAATCTGCCCGCACCCGAAACAGCTGAGCGCTGGGAAATACATCGTGAGCCGCCCTCTTATGAGGAGCAGACTGCCGCTAACGAGATACTGGAAACAGGCATCAAGGTAATAGACCTGATCGCACCTTACCTCAAAGGCGGTAAGATAGGTCTGTTCGGCGGTGCAGGTGTCGGCAAGACGGTTCTTATTCAGGAACTTATAAACAACGTAGCCAATCAGCACGGCGGTATATCCGTATTTACAGGCGTTGGCGAGCGTACCCGTGAGGGCAACGACCTTTACTGGGAAATGAAAGAGTCGGGAGTTATCGACAAGACCGTTCTCGTGTACGGTCAGATGAACGAACCACCCGGAGCAAGAATGAGAGTTGGTCTGTCCGGTCTGACTATGGCAGAGTACTTCCGTGACGTTGAAGGTCAGGACGTACTGCTGTTCATCGATAACATATTCAGATTCACACAGGCAGGTTCCGAGGTTTCAGCGCTGCTGGGACGTATGCCTTCAGCCGTTGGTTATCAGCCTACCCTGGCAACAGAGATGGGCGCTCTGCAGGAACGTATAACTTCGACAAATAAGGGTTCTATCACTTCTGTACAGGCAGTATATGTACCTGCGGATGACCTGACAGACCCTGCGCCTGCAACTACATTCGCACACCTTGACGCTACTACCGTTCTTTCAAGAAGCATAGCTTCGCTGGGTATATTCCCTGCAGTAGACCCGCTGGAATCCACCTCACGTATACTAACACCCGAGATAGTTGGCAACGAACACTATCAGGTGGCAAGACAGGTACAGTCCATCCTCCAGAGATACGTAGAGCTCCAGGATATCATCGCTATCATGGGTATGGATGAGCTTTCCGATGAGGATAAACTGACCGTATCCCGTGCAAGAAAGATACAGCGTTTCCTTTCACAGCCTTTCTTTGTTGCTGAACAGTTTACAGGCTATCAGGGCAAGTACGTGCCGCTGAAGGAAACTATCCGCGGATTCAAGGAGATAATCGAAGGCAAGCATGATGATCTGCCCGAGAGTGCGTTCCTGTTTGTCGGTACTATCGACGAGGCTGTGGAAAAGGCAAAGAAGTCCGCAGAAGAAGAATAA
- the atpG gene encoding ATP synthase F1 subunit gamma, producing the protein MANMKDVKRRIKSVESTMQITKAMQLVASSKMRKAKERAEAVHPFFEGVFQVMADISRDHEFTSVFTKKKFKNSVLLIVIAGDRGLAGGFNTNVLKLAKAKADAITESGGEAVIMAIGKKAVEYFEKREYKLIDGFPQIAEGIELIDAMMIANKVIERFKIGDFDAVELVYTTFVSVMTQEPQHLRILPVENLEYLGQKHPMTIYDPSPEEVFDSLIPEYMGGMLYSAIVDSFASEQAARRTAMESASDNANEMIEKLSLLYNRARQAQITQEITEISSASLNDNS; encoded by the coding sequence ATGGCTAACATGAAGGACGTAAAGCGCCGTATAAAAAGCGTGGAAAGCACCATGCAGATAACCAAGGCTATGCAGCTGGTCGCGTCCTCAAAGATGAGGAAAGCCAAGGAGCGTGCCGAAGCGGTACACCCGTTCTTTGAGGGCGTTTTCCAGGTAATGGCAGATATCTCCCGCGACCACGAATTCACCTCGGTGTTCACCAAGAAAAAGTTCAAGAACTCGGTACTTCTGATAGTTATTGCAGGTGACAGAGGTCTTGCGGGCGGTTTCAACACTAATGTACTGAAACTGGCAAAAGCCAAGGCTGATGCGATAACCGAAAGCGGCGGTGAAGCTGTTATAATGGCTATCGGAAAAAAGGCAGTTGAGTACTTTGAGAAGCGTGAATATAAACTTATAGACGGCTTCCCGCAGATAGCTGAAGGCATAGAGCTCATAGATGCCATGATGATAGCCAACAAGGTGATCGAGCGTTTCAAGATAGGTGATTTCGATGCTGTGGAACTGGTATACACCACTTTCGTTTCTGTAATGACACAGGAACCACAGCACCTCAGGATACTCCCTGTTGAGAACCTTGAATACCTTGGTCAGAAACATCCTATGACCATATATGACCCTTCACCCGAAGAGGTCTTTGACAGCCTGATACCTGAATATATGGGCGGTATGCTTTATTCGGCCATAGTTGACAGCTTCGCATCCGAACAGGCTGCAAGAAGAACTGCTATGGAATCAGCAAGCGACAACGCTAACGAGATGATCGAAAAGCTGTCACTGCTGTACAACCGCGCAAGACAGGCACAGATAACTCAGGAGATCACCGAGATAAGCTCGGCAAGCCTGAACGATAATTCGTGA
- the atpA gene encoding F0F1 ATP synthase subunit alpha, with product MNLRPDEITGLIKSQIKNYRTKLVLDDVGTVCTVGDGISRVNGLEKCMSGELLEFENGTYGMAMNLEQDFVGCVLLGTEEGIREGSNVKRTGRIVSVPVGEAMLGRVVNALGAPIDGKGAILTNETRPVESPAFGIITRKSVNRPLQTGIKAIDSMIPVGRGQRELIIGDRQTGKTTIALDTIINQKGKNVICIYVAIGQKISTVANIVDTLTKNDAMDYSIVVSATASEMAPLQYIAPYAGVAMAEYFMLQGKDVLCVYDDLSKHAVAYRTMSLLLKRPTGREAYPGDVFYLHSRLLERACCLNEDNGGGSITALPIIETQAGDVSAYIPTNVISITDGQIFLETELFFSGVRPAVNPGISVSRVGGSAQIKAMKKVSGPLKLLYSQYRELQSFSQFGSDLDQDTKDRLAQGERIVEVLKQSKNSPVDVEKQVVIIYAVVNNYLKKIPVEDIREYEKDLFLFLDESHPDILASIRDTKELTAENEKALKNVLKDFADKFMQQK from the coding sequence ATGAATTTACGTCCTGATGAGATAACAGGTCTGATAAAATCACAGATAAAGAACTACCGTACCAAGCTAGTGCTTGACGATGTCGGCACTGTATGTACGGTGGGCGACGGCATTTCAAGAGTCAACGGACTTGAGAAATGTATGTCGGGCGAGCTGCTGGAATTCGAGAACGGCACTTACGGCATGGCGATGAACCTTGAACAGGATTTCGTCGGCTGCGTACTGCTGGGTACAGAAGAAGGCATAAGAGAAGGCTCAAACGTCAAAAGAACGGGCAGGATAGTATCCGTACCCGTAGGCGAAGCTATGCTGGGCAGAGTAGTAAACGCGCTTGGTGCGCCTATCGACGGCAAGGGTGCTATACTCACAAACGAGACAAGACCCGTTGAAAGCCCCGCATTTGGTATAATCACAAGAAAATCAGTAAACAGACCCCTTCAGACAGGTATCAAGGCTATCGACTCCATGATACCCGTAGGCAGAGGTCAGCGTGAACTTATAATAGGCGACAGACAGACAGGTAAGACCACCATCGCACTTGATACTATCATCAACCAGAAGGGCAAGAACGTTATCTGTATCTATGTCGCTATCGGTCAGAAGATATCAACTGTTGCAAATATCGTTGATACCCTGACTAAGAATGATGCTATGGATTATTCCATAGTAGTATCAGCTACTGCATCTGAAATGGCTCCTCTGCAGTACATAGCACCCTATGCAGGTGTTGCTATGGCAGAGTACTTCATGTTACAGGGCAAGGATGTGCTGTGCGTATACGACGATCTTTCAAAGCACGCTGTTGCGTACAGAACAATGTCACTGCTGCTGAAAAGACCTACAGGACGTGAGGCTTATCCCGGCGATGTATTCTATCTGCATTCACGTCTGCTGGAGAGAGCGTGCTGTCTTAATGAAGATAACGGCGGCGGTTCCATAACCGCACTGCCTATCATCGAAACTCAGGCAGGTGACGTTTCGGCTTACATACCAACAAACGTAATATCCATTACCGACGGTCAGATATTCCTGGAAACAGAGCTGTTCTTCTCAGGTGTTAGACCTGCGGTAAACCCGGGTATATCCGTATCCCGTGTCGGCGGTTCGGCACAGATAAAGGCGATGAAGAAGGTATCGGGTCCCTTGAAGCTGCTGTACTCTCAGTACAGAGAATTGCAGAGCTTCTCACAGTTCGGTTCAGATCTTGACCAGGATACCAAGGACAGACTTGCACAGGGAGAACGTATAGTTGAGGTACTCAAACAGTCCAAGAACTCCCCTGTTGATGTTGAAAAGCAGGTAGTTATAATCTACGCTGTTGTAAATAATTACCTCAAGAAGATACCGGTGGAGGATATACGTGAGTACGAGAAGGACTTGTTCCTGTTCCTCGATGAATCTCATCCCGATATACTCGCATCTATACGCGATACAAAGGAACTCACCGCAGAGAACGAAAAGGCACTCAAAAATGTGCTTAAGGATTTTGCGGATAAGTTTATGCAGCAGAAGTAA
- the atpH gene encoding ATP synthase F1 subunit delta, with protein MAETVGKVYSTALFELCTEQDKLEKVFSDYSEFEALMKNSECADYLRFLASPLISGQEKSDSIKAVFGDKIDALLLDFLCLTAEKNRADKLDEIYGEFRKMYNDKLGLLEVTAVTAQPMTAELRDRLTDKLGRTTGKRIVLTEEIDKSIIGGIIVRYGNTELDSSVKTRLDNLKAQITNTIA; from the coding sequence ATGGCGGAAACAGTTGGCAAGGTTTACAGCACAGCGCTGTTTGAGCTGTGTACTGAGCAGGATAAACTGGAAAAAGTTTTCAGTGATTACAGCGAGTTTGAAGCGCTGATGAAAAACAGCGAGTGCGCCGATTATCTGAGATTTCTGGCATCACCCCTTATCTCCGGACAGGAAAAGTCTGACAGCATCAAAGCAGTTTTCGGAGATAAGATAGACGCTCTGCTGCTGGATTTTCTGTGCCTTACCGCTGAAAAGAACAGAGCAGACAAGCTCGATGAGATATACGGCGAATTCAGGAAGATGTATAACGACAAGCTGGGGCTTCTGGAGGTTACCGCTGTGACCGCACAGCCTATGACCGCGGAGCTCAGGGATCGGCTAACCGATAAGCTTGGCAGAACAACAGGCAAGCGCATCGTACTTACCGAAGAGATCGACAAGTCCATTATCGGCGGAATAATAGTGCGCTACGGCAATACAGAACTTGATTCAAGCGTAAAGACAAGGCTGGATAATCTGAAGGCTCAGATAACGAACACTATCGCTTAA
- the atpF gene encoding F0F1 ATP synthase subunit B: MILARGDVTDFLSVNLTTIIATWLNLLILFLVMKHFLFNKVNKVMEDRKNEVAETYKQADEAKERAEKLEQDYEERISGAKEESAKIIQAATRKAQQRSDEIIADAKVEAKGITEQARSEIEREKKIAVNKIKDDITDIAFQAAQAVIEKDLSSQDNERLIGEFINNVGEN; encoded by the coding sequence ATGATACTGGCGAGAGGTGACGTTACCGATTTCCTGTCGGTAAATCTCACTACGATCATCGCTACATGGCTCAACCTGCTTATACTGTTCCTGGTCATGAAACATTTCCTGTTCAACAAAGTGAACAAGGTGATGGAAGACAGGAAAAACGAGGTCGCCGAGACTTACAAACAGGCGGACGAAGCCAAGGAAAGAGCTGAGAAACTGGAGCAGGATTACGAGGAGCGCATAAGCGGCGCCAAGGAGGAATCTGCAAAGATAATCCAGGCGGCTACCCGCAAGGCTCAGCAGAGAAGCGATGAGATAATCGCTGATGCCAAGGTGGAGGCTAAGGGCATCACCGAGCAGGCAAGAAGCGAGATAGAACGCGAAAAGAAGATCGCGGTAAACAAGATAAAGGACGATATCACCGATATTGCTTTCCAGGCGGCACAGGCTGTTATTGAAAAAGACCTGAGCAGTCAGGATAACGAAAGACTGATCGGCGAGTTCATCAATAACGTGGGTGAAAACTGA
- the atpE gene encoding ATP synthase F0 subunit C, whose amino-acid sequence MLSDKAFVLGCSALGAGLAMIAGIGPGIGEGYAVGKTIESIARQPEAQGDCTRTMFIGVAMAESTGIYAFVVALILMFGNPFIGKL is encoded by the coding sequence ATGTTAAGTGATAAGGCATTTGTATTGGGTTGTTCTGCACTGGGTGCAGGTCTGGCAATGATCGCAGGTATCGGCCCCGGTATCGGTGAGGGCTACGCTGTTGGTAAGACTATCGAGTCTATCGCAAGACAGCCCGAAGCACAGGGCGACTGCACAAGAACAATGTTCATCGGTGTAGCTATGGCAGAGTCAACAGGTATCTATGCTTTCGTTGTTGCGCTGATACTGATGTTCGGCAACCCCTTTATCGGCAAGCTGTAA
- a CDS encoding F0F1 ATP synthase subunit A: protein MNGLGDGPKIVFEIGPLIFTETVVMGWLIIAVVTLLCLWLTKDLKKKPESKRQIVAEMFVNFVNGMVKQSMGEKMMYYAPYIGALLVSAVLGALISMVGLRSMTADINVTAAWAIVTFVLITYTKIKTNGFLGYLKSFAQPVAFILPLNLISEIATPASMAFRLFGNVAGGMVITGLLYSALGAASTALHLHFEFASWAFSVLQVGIPAVLSIYFDLFSGCIQAYIFSTLTMVNVAAAAEE from the coding sequence ATGAACGGATTGGGCGACGGTCCTAAGATCGTCTTTGAGATAGGACCTCTGATATTCACTGAAACGGTAGTAATGGGCTGGCTGATAATCGCAGTGGTGACGCTGCTTTGTCTGTGGCTTACAAAAGACCTTAAAAAGAAGCCCGAGAGCAAGCGGCAGATAGTCGCGGAGATGTTCGTGAACTTCGTCAACGGCATGGTAAAACAATCTATGGGCGAAAAGATGATGTACTATGCCCCATACATCGGCGCACTGCTGGTATCCGCAGTGCTTGGCGCACTGATAAGCATGGTGGGTCTGAGGTCGATGACAGCGGATATAAACGTTACAGCCGCATGGGCGATAGTCACATTCGTGCTGATAACCTACACCAAGATAAAAACAAACGGCTTCCTGGGCTACCTGAAAAGCTTCGCACAGCCTGTTGCATTCATTCTGCCGCTGAACCTTATCAGTGAGATAGCAACACCTGCATCTATGGCGTTCCGTCTTTTCGGCAACGTTGCGGGCGGCATGGTAATAACAGGACTGCTGTATTCGGCACTGGGCGCTGCTTCAACAGCACTGCATCTGCACTTTGAATTTGCTTCATGGGCATTCAGTGTATTGCAGGTAGGTATTCCCGCAGTACTGAGTATCTATTTTGACCTATTCTCAGGCTGCATACAGGCTTACATATTCTCAACGCTGACTATGGTAAACGTTGCGGCAGCGGCTGAAGAATAA
- a CDS encoding glycosyl hydrolase codes for MKTKMKRMLALTLALTMSAGLFGCGKSTEKKNDSEKNNASKAADDSSEEKKPDVIETIGDFDLSDFTSAYDVPEDFSLELEAESGTLLNEAMIMNKAFAGDFSGDGYVAVYDKGDEITFDIELPAKGSYNVVMKIAADNVNSDNLITVDGSAVKKFTSSESKFAEVTAENVLIDGGSHTIGIRADTGHIYVDTLKIVPAAPIDLSQYDVTDKLCNPNASDNAKRLYSFMRATYGKYTISGQYSGDNMGPESREFIEINKRTGKTPALLGLDVGNLGISTKVDHQAGGGDMVPIYAMDWYNNHNGIVTFCWHWHAPSKYLEVNGQPWWRGFYTDSTSFDLGKAMRGEDKEGYDAIVAELDNMAEQLKPLADADIPILWRPLHEAAGDPRYPNNAWFWWGASGKDAYLELYKLMYDKFVNEYHLNNLIWVWNAQNQSWYPGDEYVDIVGYDCYPDEHDSSSQKYYYDFLKECSPTGSKIIAETENGSMFDPDAAFNEGTRWSYFATWNGEFAIKNKQLSDQYTTFDTWDKIYSSDRVLTLDELPDLKSWPIDLDTFLKN; via the coding sequence ATGAAAACTAAAATGAAAAGGATGCTCGCACTCACACTTGCACTTACTATGAGCGCGGGACTCTTCGGATGCGGAAAAAGCACCGAAAAAAAGAACGATTCTGAAAAAAACAATGCAAGCAAGGCTGCTGATGACAGCAGCGAGGAAAAGAAACCTGATGTCATTGAAACCATCGGTGATTTCGACCTTTCGGACTTCACCTCGGCTTATGATGTCCCTGAGGATTTTTCTCTTGAGCTGGAAGCAGAATCCGGTACTCTGCTCAATGAAGCTATGATCATGAACAAGGCATTTGCAGGAGATTTTTCAGGTGACGGCTATGTAGCAGTATATGACAAGGGCGATGAGATCACTTTTGATATCGAGCTTCCCGCTAAGGGCAGCTATAATGTCGTAATGAAGATCGCTGCAGATAATGTCAATTCGGATAACCTTATAACTGTTGACGGCAGCGCTGTAAAAAAGTTTACCTCAAGCGAATCGAAATTTGCAGAAGTAACTGCAGAAAACGTCCTGATAGATGGCGGCAGCCATACTATCGGCATACGTGCCGATACGGGACATATCTATGTTGATACGCTGAAGATCGTTCCGGCTGCGCCCATAGACCTTTCACAGTATGATGTAACAGATAAGCTGTGCAATCCAAACGCCAGCGATAACGCAAAAAGACTTTACAGCTTCATGAGAGCAACTTACGGCAAGTATACCATATCGGGACAGTATTCGGGCGACAACATGGGTCCCGAATCCCGCGAGTTCATAGAGATAAACAAGCGCACAGGCAAGACCCCTGCACTGCTTGGTCTTGATGTGGGCAATCTCGGCATATCCACCAAAGTTGATCACCAGGCAGGCGGCGGCGATATGGTGCCTATATATGCTATGGACTGGTACAATAACCACAACGGCATCGTAACATTCTGCTGGCACTGGCACGCTCCCTCAAAATACCTTGAAGTCAACGGTCAGCCCTGGTGGAGAGGTTTCTATACCGACAGCACAAGTTTTGACCTGGGCAAAGCCATGAGAGGCGAGGATAAGGAAGGCTATGACGCTATAGTAGCTGAGCTTGACAATATGGCTGAGCAGCTGAAGCCTCTGGCTGATGCAGATATACCTATACTGTGGCGGCCTTTGCACGAAGCAGCAGGCGACCCGAGATATCCAAACAACGCATGGTTCTGGTGGGGCGCATCAGGCAAGGACGCTTATCTGGAGCTTTACAAGCTCATGTACGATAAGTTTGTAAATGAGTATCATTTAAACAACCTTATATGGGTATGGAACGCTCAGAACCAGAGCTGGTATCCCGGCGACGAATACGTGGATATAGTCGGTTACGATTGCTATCCCGATGAGCATGATTCCTCTTCACAGAAATACTACTACGACTTTCTGAAGGAGTGCTCACCTACGGGCAGCAAGATAATAGCCGAGACCGAGAACGGATCTATGTTCGATCCCGATGCCGCATTCAATGAAGGCACAAGATGGTCATACTTTGCGACCTGGAACGGAGAGTTCGCCATAAAGAACAAGCAGCTCTCTGACCAGTATACCACATTTGATACTTGGGATAAGATATACAGCAGCGACCGCGTTCTGACACTGGATGAACTTCCTGACCTGAAAAGCTGGCCTATCGACCTGGACACATTCCTGAAAAACTGA
- a CDS encoding glycosyltransferase: MARRVNRNVAGYELPKYSVLMSVYDKELPENLNQSLESMLKQTYPPSDFVLVCDGKLTNALDVIVKSFQNEYKGIFRIVRIDENVGAGKAVNKGIKACRCEYIVRMDSDDVSKPDRCIKEMLLFAVKPELDIVGSFVEEFDDLTDKTLTLKKVPLVQKDILSYSKRRNPFNRQTVAFRKSKALEVGGYSDLKLCEDYDFAVRMLAGGAVGQNIPEVLVRYRVSESTPRIRRSWRLTKGFIAVRWKLFIEGYIGFRDFFPPCFLQLILFILPMKFTRWFYRKFLRDTKITPPTADNV, from the coding sequence GTGGCACGACGTGTAAACAGGAATGTGGCAGGGTATGAACTGCCAAAATACAGCGTTCTTATGTCGGTCTATGATAAAGAGCTTCCCGAAAACCTGAACCAGAGCCTCGAATCTATGCTGAAGCAGACATACCCTCCCTCAGATTTTGTACTGGTATGCGACGGCAAGCTGACAAATGCTCTGGATGTAATAGTAAAATCTTTCCAGAACGAATACAAAGGTATATTCCGGATAGTGCGAATAGATGAGAATGTGGGAGCCGGCAAGGCAGTAAATAAAGGAATAAAAGCCTGCCGCTGCGAATACATAGTCCGTATGGACAGCGATGATGTTTCCAAGCCCGACAGATGCATCAAAGAGATGCTGCTGTTTGCGGTAAAGCCCGAGCTTGATATAGTGGGCAGCTTCGTAGAAGAATTCGATGACCTCACCGATAAGACTCTTACACTGAAAAAAGTACCCCTTGTACAAAAGGATATACTGAGCTACTCCAAGCGCCGCAACCCATTCAACAGACAGACGGTGGCTTTCAGAAAAAGCAAAGCGCTGGAAGTCGGCGGTTACAGTGACCTGAAGCTGTGCGAGGACTACGATTTTGCCGTAAGGATGCTTGCAGGGGGTGCAGTGGGGCAGAATATTCCCGAGGTGCTGGTACGCTACCGTGTCAGTGAAAGCACGCCCAGGATAAGGCGCAGCTGGAGGCTCACCAAAGGATTTATAGCGGTGAGATGGAAACTGTTCATCGAAGGCTATATCGGTTTCAGGGATTTCTTTCCGCCATGCTTTTTGCAGCTCATACTTTTTATACTTCCAATGAAATTCACCAGATGGTTTTACAGAAAATTCCTGCGTGACACCAAGATAACTCCGCCTACAGCGGATAATGTCTGA